Below is a genomic region from Pseudazoarcus pumilus.
CGCTTCGAACTGCTGCGCCGCGGCGCGCAAGGCCTCGGGCGAATCACCCTCGCGCGCGAGCCGCTTGAGGTCGCCCAGCGAGCGCGGATCCATCGCGTTCAGGGAGGCGACGCTCATGATCAAATGACCTCGAGCTCGGCCCGTAGCGCCCCGGCCGCCTTCATGGCCTGCAGGATGCTGACCAGATCCATGGGCGTGGCGCCGATCGCGTTGAGGGCGTTGACGACCTCAGACAGACTCGCCGATTCGGCCACGTTGAAGATCGTCGACGGCGCCTGCTCGATGTCGACGTTGCCCTGCTCGACGATGACGGTGTCGGCGTCGGTGAAGGGCGGAGGCTGAATCACGCCGACGTCCGTGCCAATCGTCACCGTCAGGTTGCCATGCGCAACGGCCACGTTCTGCAGCGTCACGCGCTGGTTCATCACCACCGAGCCGGTGCGCGAATTGACGATGACCTTGGCCACCTGCTGTTCGGGGGTGACCTGCAGGCTCTCGAGTCGCCCGATGAAGGCCACGCGCTCGGTCGAATCGAGCGGCGCACGCACGCGGATCGTGCGCCCGTCGAGCGCCGTGGCCGCGCCATCGCCGGCGGCGAGATTGATCGCGTCGACCACGCGCCGGGCCGTACCGAAGTCGGTGTCCTTGAGTTCGAAGGTGACGAACTCGCCCTGTCCGAGACTGCTCGCCACCGCGCGCTCCACCGTCGCGCCTGCGGGCACCCGACCGGCGGACAGATGGTTGATCACCTGCGACGCGCCCGGCGCCGAGGCACCCGCGCCACCGACCACGACGTTGCCCTGGGCAATCGCATACACCTGCCCGTCCACGCCCTTGAGCGGCGTCATCACCAGGGTGCCGCCGCGCAGACTCTTGGCGTTGCCCATCGACGAGACCGTCACGTCGATGTTCTGCCCTGGGCGCGCGAATGCGGGAAGGCTGGCGGTGACCATCACCGCCGCCACGTTCTTGAGCTGCAGATTGGTCCCCGGCGGCAGCGTCACGCCCATGTTGCCGAGCATGTTGATGATGCTCTGCACGGTAAACGGCGTCTGCGTGGTCTGGTCGCCGCTGCCGTCCAGACCCACCACCAGACCGTAGCCGACGAGCTGGTTGCTGCGTACGCCGGCAATCGAGGTCAGATCCTTGATGCGTTCGGCCGCAGCCGTCGCCAGCGGCGCGAGCAGCGCGGCGATCACGACCGTAATGATCCAGATGCGTTTCATGCCGGGTGCTCCGTCAGAACGGGAAGAAGGCCAGCAGGAACCGCTGCAGCCAGCCCATGCGCTGCGACTCGTCGATGAAGCCGCTGCCCTTGTATTCGATGCGCGCGTCGGCCACCTGCGTCGACTGCACGGTGTTGGAGGTGGTCACGGTATTGGGGTTGACCACCCCGGAGAAGCGGATGAACTCGTCTCCCTGATTGATCGCCACCTGCTTCTCGCCCGAGACCAGCAGGTTTCCGTTGGGGAAGACGTCGATGACGGTCACGGTAATGGTGCCGTTGAAGGCGTTGTTGGCGGCCGCACCGCCCTGCCCGGCGAAGCCGGACTCGGCGCCGGCCTCGACGCTGAAACGCCCAAGCGACGAGGCGGAAGCATTGCCCAGTGCGGCGATGCCGGCGGTCAGCGAGGACGACCGGTCGGCGGTGGCGTTGGAACTCTTCTGCGCCGTGGTGCGTTCGACCAGATTGATCGTCAGCGTGTCGCCGGGATGGCGCGCGCGCCGGTCTTCGAACAGCGGCCGGGTATGCGCCGCGCGATAGATCGCACCGGTCGCCATCGTCGCCTCTCCGCGCAAATCCGGGCGCACGCTCATCGGCTGGTGCACCGCCGTTGGCGGCACCGTGTAGGGCTGGGCACAGGCGGCGAGCCACAGTGCAGCCAGAGCGGGGAGGAAACGCAAGAAGGCCATCATGAAAACGCTCACAACTGGGTCAGCCGGCCCAGCATCTGATCCGAGGTCTGGATCGCACGGGAATTGAGTTCGTAGGCGCGCTGGGTGACGATCATGCTCACCAGCTCTTCGGCGACGTTGACGTTGGAGGCCTCGACATAGCCCTGGTTGAGTACACCCGCACCGTTGGTGCCCGGCTGATTCGGCGTGGCGATACCGCTCGATGCGGTTTCGATGAACAGGTTCTCGCCGATGTTCTGCAGGCCGCCGGTATTGACGAAGGTCGCAACCTGGATCGCGCCGACCTCGACCGGCTGCACCGCGCCAGCCTGCAACACGCTGACCGTGCCGTCCTTGCCGATGGTGATCGACAGCGCATCCTGCGGAATATTGATGTTGTCGGCGAGCAGGTAGCCACTGGCCGTAACCATGTTGCCCTGGTTATCGAGCTGGAAGGCCCCGTCGCGCGTGTAGGCCAGCGTGCCGTCGGGCTGTTCGATCTGGAAGAAGCCGTTGCCCTGGATGGCGACATCCAGTGAGTTTCCGGTCTGTTGCAGACTGCCCTGGGTAAAGATCTTCTCGGTGGCCACGGCGCGTACGCCCGTGCCCACCTGCAGTCCGCTGGAGATCTGATTGATCTGCGTCTGCTGTCCGCCGGGCTGACGCATGGTCTGGTAGAGCAGATCCTCGAACACCGCGCGCGAGCGCTTGTAGCCGTTGGTCGCGACGTTGGCGAGGTTGTTGGAGATGACGTCGAGCTGGGTCTGCTGGGCGTCGAGCCCGGTGCGGGCGGTCCAGAGCGAGCGGATCATTGCAGTGACTCCTGTTGCGGGCGGCGCACGGGCTGCCCCGACGAGGCCAGAGTACGCGGAGCGTGCGCCGCGCGAAGCGGCGAACAAGGCCGCGAAAGCGTCTCTTATCGCAGCCGCGTCAGCGCGACAGAACCCGCGTGGCGGCCTCGTCGTTGGTCTGTGCGGTCTGCAGCATGCGTGTCTGCATCTCGAACTGTCGTGCCAGCGAGATCATCGTCACGAGCTGGTCGACGACGTTGACGTTGCTGCCTTCGACATAGCCACCTGCGACCTGCACGTTCTCGTCGAGTGGCGCCGGCTCGCCATTCGCGGTGCGAAACAGACCGTCGTCGCCGCGTCTGAGATCCTGCTCGGGCGGGTTGACCAGCTTGAGCCGGTCGACGATGTTGACGACGCCGTTCGCGCCGGGCTCGATCACCGAGACCGTACCGTCGCGTCCAATCGTGACCTCGCTGTCCGGCGGAATCGCGATCGGCCCTGCCTCGCCGATCAGCGGCAGGCCATTGCGCGTCTGCAGGGTGCCGTTGGCGCTGGTCTCGAAGCTGCCGTCTCGCGTGTACGCCTCGCCACCGTTCGGGGCCTGCACGGCGAACCAGCCCTTGCCCTCGATCGCGGCATCGAAACTGCGTCCCGTATGCTGCAAAGGCCCCGGCGTGAAATTGCTGGCCACGCTGGCATCCACCGCGAAGGCGCGGGTGCGCAGCGCCTCGCTTTGCAGTTCGACCGCGCGCAAGCGATGCATCTCGGAGCGAAAACCGGTGGAGTTGGCATTGGCGAGGTTGTTGGCCACGGCGGACTGCTGGTCCAGCGTGCCCTTGGCCCCGGTCATCGCGGTGTAGATCAGGCGATCCATGACGTTCTCCACTCGCCTGCGGCGCATGCGCCGCAGGCGACGACGCTTATCTCAGGTTGGTCACGGTCTGCAGCAACTGGTCCTGCGTGCGGATCGATTGGGCGTTGGCCTGGTAGTTGCGCTGCATGATGATCAGCTGCACCAGTTCCTGCGTGAGGTCGACGTTGGAATCTTCGACCTGACCGGACGAGATCACACCGTTCAGACCGGTACCTGCCTGCCCGCGCACGGCCTGACCCGACTCGGCGGATTCGGCCCACAGGTTGTTGCCGAGCGACACCAGACCATTGGGATTGCGCACCGTCGCCAGCGACACGGCGCCGATCGGCACGGTACGGCCATTGGTGTAACGGCCCTGGATTACCCCGCTCTTGTCGACCGAGACCGCGATGATCTCGCCGGCGGCATAGCCGTCCTGCTGCAGGTCACGAACCACCGAGGGCGTGCCGTATTGCGTCGATTCGGTCAGATCGACGGCGATGTTGAGGATTTCCGAGTCGTTGCCGAAGTCGATACCGAGAACGTCATACGTGCCTCCGGTGGTCAGCACCCCGTTGGTGTCGAACTCAATCACTTCGGGGGCACCGGCAGGCGGCGCGCCGTCGATGCTGGTGTGAACTTCCCACTCACGCGGGTTGGCGGTCTTGACGAAGTAGAACGACATCGTGTGTTCGCCACCGAAGCTGTCGAAGATGCGCGTCGAGGTGGTGAAGTTGTAGGACTCCGGATCGGCGATATCGAGCG
It encodes:
- a CDS encoding flagellar basal body L-ring protein FlgH; translated protein: MAFLRFLPALAALWLAACAQPYTVPPTAVHQPMSVRPDLRGEATMATGAIYRAAHTRPLFEDRRARHPGDTLTINLVERTTAQKSSNATADRSSSLTAGIAALGNASASSLGRFSVEAGAESGFAGQGGAAANNAFNGTITVTVIDVFPNGNLLVSGEKQVAINQGDEFIRFSGVVNPNTVTTSNTVQSTQVADARIEYKGSGFIDESQRMGWLQRFLLAFFPF
- the flgG gene encoding flagellar basal-body rod protein FlgG, with translation MIRSLWTARTGLDAQQTQLDVISNNLANVATNGYKRSRAVFEDLLYQTMRQPGGQQTQINQISSGLQVGTGVRAVATEKIFTQGSLQQTGNSLDVAIQGNGFFQIEQPDGTLAYTRDGAFQLDNQGNMVTASGYLLADNINIPQDALSITIGKDGTVSVLQAGAVQPVEVGAIQVATFVNTGGLQNIGENLFIETASSGIATPNQPGTNGAGVLNQGYVEASNVNVAEELVSMIVTQRAYELNSRAIQTSDQMLGRLTQL
- a CDS encoding flagellar basal body P-ring protein FlgI gives rise to the protein MKRIWIITVVIAALLAPLATAAAERIKDLTSIAGVRSNQLVGYGLVVGLDGSGDQTTQTPFTVQSIINMLGNMGVTLPPGTNLQLKNVAAVMVTASLPAFARPGQNIDVTVSSMGNAKSLRGGTLVMTPLKGVDGQVYAIAQGNVVVGGAGASAPGASQVINHLSAGRVPAGATVERAVASSLGQGEFVTFELKDTDFGTARRVVDAINLAAGDGAATALDGRTIRVRAPLDSTERVAFIGRLESLQVTPEQQVAKVIVNSRTGSVVMNQRVTLQNVAVAHGNLTVTIGTDVGVIQPPPFTDADTVIVEQGNVDIEQAPSTIFNVAESASLSEVVNALNAIGATPMDLVSILQAMKAAGALRAELEVI
- the flgF gene encoding flagellar basal-body rod protein FlgF is translated as MDRLIYTAMTGAKGTLDQQSAVANNLANANSTGFRSEMHRLRAVELQSEALRTRAFAVDASVASNFTPGPLQHTGRSFDAAIEGKGWFAVQAPNGGEAYTRDGSFETSANGTLQTRNGLPLIGEAGPIAIPPDSEVTIGRDGTVSVIEPGANGVVNIVDRLKLVNPPEQDLRRGDDGLFRTANGEPAPLDENVQVAGGYVEGSNVNVVDQLVTMISLARQFEMQTRMLQTAQTNDEAATRVLSR
- the flgE gene encoding flagellar hook protein FlgE, giving the protein MGFQQGLSGLASSSRAIDVVSNNIANSATVGFKSSSAVFADLYAASLQGSAGNVQSGIGSLVTAVRQNFSAGGTTTTNNPLDMAINGNGFFEISLRDGTRALTRNGQFDIDSEGFIVTSVGDRLLGYQADAVTGDLQINDATFGELRLPPGGVPAQATTSVGASVNLDSDSPVPAVTPLDIADPESYNFTTSTRIFDSFGGEHTMSFYFVKTANPREWEVHTSIDGAPPAGAPEVIEFDTNGVLTTGGTYDVLGIDFGNDSEILNIAVDLTESTQYGTPSVVRDLQQDGYAAGEIIAVSVDKSGVIQGRYTNGRTVPIGAVSLATVRNPNGLVSLGNNLWAESAESGQAVRGQAGTGLNGVISSGQVEDSNVDLTQELVQLIIMQRNYQANAQSIRTQDQLLQTVTNLR